In Candidatus Zixiibacteriota bacterium, a single window of DNA contains:
- a CDS encoding aminopeptidase P family protein produces the protein MYSRRIKKFQQFMKKENLDGFVINRMVNIRYLCGFSGDTGLLVILTGQAFLLCDSRFYTMARKEVKGARVYLTKSLPLNELKDMDRFQIKNYRFGYESDYLSCSQLKTLQENLPAALLVPMTDSVEFLSIIKDKGEIELIQAAVDIADTAFDRILGYLKPGQRELEVAAELEYQMKMMGSNKPAFDTIVASGFRSAMPHGVASDKKIRKGDFVTFDFGAEYKGYVSDMTRTVIMGKATARQKKIYNLVLRAQRAGIKKVKPGVECRAVDTAARKVIDRAGFKKNFGHGTGHGIGIYVHVKPNVGPRSTDTLKKGMIITVEPGVYIPEWGGVRIEDDVLVTGRGGKVMNQAPKKLLEL, from the coding sequence ATGTATTCCAGGAGAATTAAGAAATTTCAGCAGTTTATGAAAAAAGAAAATCTGGATGGTTTCGTGATCAACCGGATGGTCAATATCAGGTATTTATGCGGATTTTCCGGTGATACCGGATTGCTGGTAATATTAACCGGTCAGGCTTTCCTTTTGTGCGACAGCCGCTTTTACACAATGGCCCGAAAGGAAGTCAAGGGCGCCCGGGTTTATTTAACTAAGAGCCTGCCGCTTAACGAGTTAAAGGACATGGATCGATTCCAAATCAAAAATTATCGTTTCGGCTATGAATCTGATTATTTAAGTTGCAGTCAATTAAAGACTTTGCAGGAAAATTTGCCTGCGGCTCTGTTGGTGCCGATGACCGATTCGGTTGAATTTCTCTCTATTATAAAGGACAAGGGCGAGATAGAATTAATTCAGGCAGCAGTAGATATTGCCGATACTGCTTTTGATCGAATTTTGGGTTATCTGAAACCCGGCCAGCGGGAATTGGAAGTGGCCGCGGAGTTGGAATACCAGATGAAAATGATGGGTTCCAATAAACCGGCTTTCGATACTATCGTAGCTTCCGGTTTTCGTTCGGCGATGCCTCATGGCGTGGCATCGGATAAAAAAATCCGGAAAGGGGATTTTGTAACTTTTGACTTTGGGGCTGAGTATAAGGGTTATGTCTCCGATATGACCCGCACGGTTATAATGGGTAAAGCTACGGCCCGGCAGAAGAAGATTTATAACCTGGTATTGCGAGCCCAGCGGGCCGGAATTAAGAAAGTGAAACCGGGTGTGGAATGCCGGGCGGTCGATACTGCAGCCCGTAAAGTCATTGATCGAGCGGGATTTAAGAAAAATTTCGGGCATGGAACCGGGCACGGGATCGGGATTTACGTCCATGTGAAACCAAATGTCGGTCCGCGAAGCACCGATACTCTTAAAAAGGGGATGATTATCACGGTGGAACCGGGAGTATATATTCCGGAGTGGGGTGGAGTGAGGATTGAGGATGATGTTCTGGTCACCGGCAGAGGCGGAAAAGTTATGAACCAGGCGCCAAAAAAACTGTTGGAGCTGTAG
- a CDS encoding efflux RND transporter periplasmic adaptor subunit has product MDEKPPKIRDDLIIQEIKGKDGSLHYVIKDPLTGAYFKVGEPERFIIRNFDGQKSTDEIAAAFKERFQIDLDPAEIDGFSGQLQVLCFLDNDLTRADLLKKQKDSSAEKPRTLFGKLMFVKIKAFNPGRLFDQTAGPLRFFFTRGFVIIAFMTIVFSFLLAIYNAKELGRDLTRLFNLEGLILVYLSILVVGMLHEFAHGLTCRHFGGKVHEIGFLIIYFQPAFYCNVSDAWLFPEKRKRLWVSFSGGFFQLFIWGLAVLVWRVTQTDILLNKTALAVMTFSGIHTLFNFNPLLRYDGYFLLSDYVEIPNLRTRARRYWGMVLKKLFVGEYGEPGRFNRREKRIYFYYGILSFVYLVFVLGYFLLKVEHYLVAELGGTGFIIFAAIMLLLIRNIIVDMARGIASLFKSGSGYFKRRKTFTICLLVLVVLVLISIFGRWELRVKGELELAPVQSLSLKYNSPGYAQLIYYNADQSSSDNQRQVSVFGGDYTTTTLVPLINLEDRVSKGQTIARLLNSETQHFIQDYSAQLAKSEEELTILKLGARPEEIAQVRSNLNGLEAQLALSIRNLERMNEMMEKKVISRKEWEDARTDSVVWDAKVKTERNKLNLLLAGARPEEIRAKEAEISQLKSQIEFHQAQEDFYEIKSPINGVVISLDTGEVVCEIAKLDTLEATIVLSEKELADITLGLPVKFKVRGYPSKTFYGTVFRIGRKVYVNHQDDRVFDVFCRVSNPDHILKPGMTGVANIYCGKRDISYLIYRKFFRTIKTEFWDWFDWW; this is encoded by the coding sequence ATGGATGAGAAACCGCCCAAAATACGTGATGATCTGATTATTCAGGAGATAAAAGGAAAGGACGGTTCTCTTCATTATGTCATCAAAGATCCCCTGACCGGTGCCTATTTCAAAGTCGGCGAACCGGAACGATTCATCATCAGGAATTTCGACGGGCAAAAATCCACTGATGAAATCGCGGCGGCCTTTAAGGAAAGATTCCAGATTGATCTCGATCCGGCCGAGATCGATGGTTTTTCCGGGCAACTGCAGGTGCTTTGTTTTCTGGATAATGATCTGACCCGGGCGGATCTTCTCAAGAAACAGAAGGACTCAAGTGCCGAAAAGCCCCGAACGCTGTTCGGGAAACTGATGTTTGTCAAGATTAAGGCCTTTAATCCGGGCCGATTATTCGACCAAACGGCAGGGCCCCTGAGGTTTTTCTTCACCCGGGGATTTGTAATAATCGCCTTTATGACGATTGTTTTTTCTTTTTTACTGGCCATCTATAACGCTAAAGAACTGGGCAGAGATCTCACCCGGTTATTTAATCTCGAAGGACTCATCCTGGTTTATCTATCCATTCTGGTTGTCGGCATGCTTCATGAATTCGCCCATGGATTGACCTGCCGTCATTTCGGAGGTAAGGTGCATGAAATTGGTTTCCTTATTATTTATTTTCAGCCGGCTTTCTATTGCAATGTTTCCGATGCCTGGTTGTTTCCGGAAAAGCGGAAGAGACTGTGGGTTTCATTTTCGGGCGGTTTTTTTCAATTGTTTATCTGGGGGCTGGCGGTGCTGGTCTGGAGAGTGACGCAGACGGATATATTATTAAATAAAACTGCCCTGGCGGTAATGACCTTTTCGGGGATACATACCCTGTTCAATTTCAATCCCCTGTTACGGTACGACGGCTATTTTCTTCTTAGCGATTATGTCGAGATTCCCAATCTTCGTACCAGGGCCCGGAGGTACTGGGGGATGGTTCTGAAAAAGCTGTTTGTCGGCGAATATGGTGAGCCGGGTCGTTTTAATCGACGCGAAAAAAGAATTTATTTTTACTATGGCATTTTGTCCTTTGTTTATTTAGTTTTTGTCCTTGGATATTTCTTGTTAAAGGTCGAGCATTATCTGGTAGCGGAACTCGGCGGCACCGGTTTTATAATTTTCGCCGCCATAATGCTGTTGTTGATCAGGAATATAATCGTCGATATGGCCAGAGGCATAGCATCATTGTTCAAATCCGGAAGCGGATATTTTAAAAGACGAAAAACTTTCACCATCTGTCTTCTGGTTCTGGTGGTGCTGGTCCTGATATCGATTTTCGGTCGGTGGGAATTGCGAGTCAAGGGGGAACTGGAACTGGCCCCGGTGCAATCGCTGTCTCTGAAGTACAACAGTCCGGGCTATGCTCAGTTGATTTATTACAACGCCGATCAATCATCGTCCGATAATCAGCGGCAGGTTTCGGTTTTCGGCGGCGATTACACCACCACCACTTTGGTTCCCTTGATAAACCTGGAAGACCGGGTATCCAAAGGGCAGACAATAGCCAGGCTTTTAAATTCCGAGACCCAGCATTTTATTCAGGATTACAGCGCCCAGCTGGCCAAGTCCGAGGAGGAACTGACCATTCTGAAGCTGGGGGCCCGTCCAGAAGAAATCGCCCAGGTCAGGAGTAATCTGAATGGTCTTGAAGCCCAACTGGCGCTTTCCATACGGAATCTGGAGCGAATGAACGAGATGATGGAAAAGAAAGTGATTTCCAGAAAGGAATGGGAGGATGCCCGGACCGACTCGGTGGTTTGGGATGCGAAGGTCAAAACGGAGAGAAATAAATTGAATCTGCTTCTGGCCGGAGCGCGACCTGAGGAAATCCGGGCCAAGGAAGCCGAAATCAGTCAATTGAAAAGCCAGATAGAGTTCCATCAGGCGCAGGAAGATTTCTATGAAATCAAATCGCCCATAAACGGGGTAGTGATCAGCCTTGATACGGGCGAGGTTGTTTGCGAAATCGCCAAACTCGATACGCTGGAGGCGACCATTGTTCTTTCGGAAAAGGAGTTGGCGGATATCACTCTCGGATTACCAGTCAAGTTCAAGGTTCGCGGGTATCCCTCGAAGACGTTTTATGGAACGGTATTCAGAATAGGCCGGAAGGTTTATGTAAATCATCAGGATGATCGAGTGTTTGATGTCTTTTGCCGGGTGAGTAATCCCGATCATATTTTGAAACCGGGGATGACCGGGGTAGCCAATATCTATTGTGGTAAGAGGGATATCAGTTATCTGATTTACAGAAAGTTTTTCAGAACCATAAAGACGGAATTCTGGGATTGGTTTGACTGGTGGTGA
- a CDS encoding DUF1957 domain-containing protein: protein MTKGYFAFVLHNHLPYVLAHGRWPHGMDWLSEAAAETYIPLIRVLNEMIAEGIKPKITFDISPVLCEQLADESFKEEFRNYLTQKVRAAQHDAEEFYKYSQDNMLANAQMWERLYGETLSHYNAIKGDIIGEFRRFQEAGYLEIMTCGATHGYYPLLSRDESLQAQTKMAVKNYRKHFGRVPRGIWLPECAYRPRYKWAPPVPIDGSMDAYNRKGVDEFLSENGIDFFIVDSALLKGGKSIGVYIDRFEALKRLWGQFEAEYKPRKEDKDKTPREVYLVSSAAEGKKPTAIFTRDPETGLLVWSGEHGYPGDGHYLDFHKKRFPGGHRYWAVTSAKSDLADKIEYFRDGAMRRIPENSGHFAGKVHDILAGYYDQTGRTGILTAPFDAELFGHWWFEGPEFLKAVITTIAKDPQIELTFLSEHYDRVQPTEIISIPEGSWGEGGHHYIWLNSENEWTWKRIYEAEKKMTELARYYIDHKSDIENEMVDILKQAARELMLMSASDWQFLISTWSARDYAELRISEHYADFKKLAEIAEKKIRGEEPSTGDWEFLGDCSRRDALFPEIELEWFARVEYPI from the coding sequence ATGACAAAAGGCTATTTTGCATTTGTATTACATAATCATCTGCCGTACGTCCTCGCCCACGGACGCTGGCCGCATGGAATGGACTGGTTATCCGAAGCGGCCGCCGAAACCTATATCCCGCTTATCCGGGTTCTCAATGAAATGATTGCCGAGGGGATCAAACCGAAAATCACCTTCGATATTTCCCCGGTCTTGTGCGAACAGCTGGCCGATGAATCATTTAAGGAAGAATTCCGCAATTATCTGACACAAAAAGTCCGGGCCGCGCAGCATGATGCCGAGGAATTCTATAAGTACAGCCAGGACAATATGCTGGCCAATGCCCAGATGTGGGAACGCCTTTATGGCGAAACTCTCAGCCATTATAATGCTATCAAGGGTGACATTATCGGCGAGTTCCGCAGGTTTCAGGAAGCCGGCTATCTTGAAATCATGACCTGCGGCGCCACGCATGGATATTACCCGCTGTTGTCACGGGATGAATCGCTTCAGGCGCAGACAAAAATGGCTGTCAAGAATTATCGCAAGCATTTCGGGCGGGTTCCAAGAGGCATCTGGCTTCCCGAGTGCGCCTATCGGCCGCGTTATAAATGGGCCCCGCCGGTGCCCATTGACGGTTCCATGGATGCCTACAATCGCAAAGGGGTCGATGAATTTCTCTCAGAAAACGGGATCGACTTTTTTATCGTTGACAGCGCGCTTCTTAAAGGAGGCAAATCGATCGGGGTTTACATCGACCGATTCGAAGCGCTGAAACGTCTCTGGGGGCAATTTGAAGCGGAGTACAAACCGCGCAAGGAGGATAAGGATAAAACCCCGCGGGAGGTGTACCTGGTAAGTTCCGCCGCCGAAGGGAAAAAACCGACGGCTATCTTCACCCGCGACCCTGAAACCGGGCTATTGGTCTGGTCGGGAGAACATGGGTATCCCGGCGACGGTCATTATCTTGATTTTCACAAGAAACGATTCCCGGGCGGTCATCGTTATTGGGCGGTTACCTCGGCCAAATCGGATCTGGCCGATAAAATCGAATATTTCCGGGATGGAGCCATGCGGCGGATTCCCGAGAATTCGGGACATTTTGCCGGAAAAGTCCATGATATTCTGGCGGGGTATTATGATCAGACCGGGCGAACCGGAATTTTAACGGCTCCGTTCGATGCCGAGTTGTTCGGGCACTGGTGGTTTGAGGGGCCGGAATTTCTGAAGGCCGTTATTACAACTATAGCGAAAGACCCGCAGATCGAATTGACTTTCTTAAGCGAGCATTATGACCGTGTCCAGCCAACCGAGATAATCTCAATTCCCGAAGGCAGCTGGGGTGAGGGAGGCCATCATTATATCTGGCTCAACAGCGAGAATGAATGGACCTGGAAACGAATTTACGAAGCGGAAAAGAAAATGACCGAACTGGCTCGTTACTATATCGATCATAAGAGTGATATTGAAAATGAAATGGTGGATATTCTCAAACAGGCGGCGCGGGAATTGATGCTGATGTCGGCCTCGGACTGGCAATTTTTGATTTCGACCTGGTCGGCTCGCGACTATGCTGAATTACGGATTTCGGAACATTATGCCGATTTTAAAAAGTTGGCTGAGATCGCTGAAAAGAAAATCCGGGGCGAGGAACCGTCCACCGGCGACTGGGAATTTCTCGGGGATTGTTCACGGCGCGATGCGCTCTTTCCCGAGATCGAACTGGAATGGTTCGCCCGGGTTGAATATCCGATTTGA
- a CDS encoding DUF3467 domain-containing protein: MDMKQTPRINIELGEKEAEGIYANMVMLGHSPTEMILDFIRVMPGSPKARVQSRIIMTPAHAKMLQRTLEENLKKYEKQFGEIKIHGNPEAMMSKNIGFESSTSSTGEEKE, from the coding sequence ATGGATATGAAACAGACGCCGCGGATAAATATCGAGCTGGGCGAAAAGGAAGCCGAGGGAATCTATGCCAATATGGTTATGCTGGGCCATTCGCCGACCGAAATGATACTTGATTTCATAAGGGTTATGCCGGGTTCCCCGAAGGCCCGGGTTCAATCGCGGATTATTATGACACCGGCTCATGCCAAAATGCTTCAGAGGACACTGGAAGAGAATCTGAAGAAATACGAAAAACAATTCGGGGAAATCAAGATTCATGGTAACCCTGAGGCTATGATGTCCAAGAATATCGGTTTTGAATCCTCAACCTCATCTACCGGAGAAGAAAAGGAATGA
- the rfaE1 gene encoding D-glycero-beta-D-manno-heptose-7-phosphate kinase produces the protein MGKARILILGDIMLDEYLYGSVNRISPEAPVPVVEIFDEQLRLGGAANVANNIAALGNIPCLIGPVGIDDAAIKLSQILKDKNISRDYLVDDNSRRTTIKTRIIASSQQVVRADREDISEISTEIEQRIIKRTQAVIDTINGVVISDYGKGVITASLLEKVIPMCREKGLFIGVDPKESHFFNYKKVSVVTPNHHEAGFVAGRRIKTDKDLNEVGRYLLEKLESDSILITRGEKGMALFCPGGEVDYFPTVARNVYDVTGAGDTVVALFVSAMAAGATLREATVISNCAAGVVVGEIGTATISLPILTEELKRNFANGS, from the coding sequence ATGGGAAAAGCAAGAATATTAATTCTGGGCGACATTATGCTCGATGAGTATCTCTATGGATCGGTCAACCGAATATCGCCCGAGGCCCCGGTTCCGGTGGTGGAAATATTCGATGAGCAATTGCGGCTGGGTGGGGCGGCCAATGTCGCCAATAATATCGCCGCCCTCGGCAATATTCCTTGCCTGATCGGACCGGTTGGTATCGATGATGCGGCCATCAAACTATCCCAGATACTCAAAGACAAAAATATATCCCGGGATTACCTTGTCGACGACAACAGCCGCCGAACAACCATCAAAACCCGAATCATTGCTTCTTCCCAGCAGGTCGTTCGGGCGGATCGCGAGGACATATCCGAAATTTCAACCGAAATCGAACAGCGGATAATCAAACGGACCCAGGCCGTGATCGACACCATCAACGGGGTCGTGATATCAGATTACGGTAAAGGAGTCATTACCGCTTCTCTGCTGGAGAAAGTCATCCCTATGTGCCGTGAGAAAGGTCTCTTTATCGGGGTTGATCCCAAGGAAAGCCACTTTTTCAATTACAAAAAAGTCTCGGTCGTAACACCCAATCATCATGAAGCCGGTTTTGTCGCCGGAAGACGGATTAAAACCGATAAAGATTTAAACGAAGTTGGCCGCTATTTACTGGAAAAACTGGAATCAGATTCGATTTTGATTACCCGGGGTGAAAAGGGTATGGCCCTGTTTTGCCCGGGTGGTGAGGTTGACTATTTTCCAACCGTGGCCCGCAATGTATATGATGTCACCGGCGCCGGCGATACAGTCGTGGCCTTGTTCGTTTCGGCCATGGCGGCGGGGGCCACCCTCAGGGAGGCGACCGTTATCTCCAACTGCGCCGCCGGTGTGGTAGTCGGTGAGATCGGCACAGCCACAATTTCTTTGCCGATCCTGACAGAAGAACTGAAAAGAAATTTTGCCAATGGAAGTTAA
- a CDS encoding CoA-binding protein: MDQTIQNFISAKNLAVIGISLKSKKFGNAVYETLKQKPYNVFPIHHRADAIGGNRTYRDIHSLPPEVDSVVVCLRPDKAAPALANIEKSGIKRVWLQQGANFSEIEKELRKKGIETVSRKCILMYAAPVEGLHAFHRFIWKLLGKL, translated from the coding sequence ATGGATCAAACTATTCAAAATTTCATATCGGCAAAAAATCTGGCGGTTATCGGAATTTCGCTGAAAAGCAAAAAATTCGGCAACGCCGTCTATGAAACGCTGAAACAAAAGCCGTATAATGTCTTTCCGATTCATCATCGGGCAGACGCTATCGGGGGCAACCGGACTTATCGGGATATTCATTCCCTGCCGCCGGAAGTTGATTCTGTCGTGGTCTGTCTCCGGCCGGACAAAGCCGCCCCGGCCCTGGCTAATATCGAGAAATCCGGCATCAAGCGGGTCTGGCTTCAACAGGGTGCGAATTTCAGCGAAATCGAAAAGGAATTGCGTAAAAAAGGCATTGAAACAGTTTCGCGTAAATGCATTTTGATGTACGCGGCCCCGGTTGAAGGCCTGCATGCCTTTCATCGTTTTATCTGGAAACTACTGGGGAAGCTGTAA
- the rfaE2 gene encoding D-glycero-beta-D-manno-heptose 1-phosphate adenylyltransferase, translated as MTFTENQIVLLVTGLRRKGKKIVFTNGVFDILHYGHIDYLTRARRLGDVLIVGLNRDSSVKKFKPSRPIQDEKDRARILAALKTVDYVVLFSEATPERLIRLIRPDILVKGADYKISEIVGADFVKSYGGVVKRIRYLKGRSTTAIIERLRS; from the coding sequence ATGACCTTCACCGAAAATCAAATCGTCCTCCTGGTCACGGGATTACGCCGGAAAGGCAAAAAAATCGTTTTCACCAACGGCGTGTTCGATATCTTGCACTATGGACATATCGACTACCTGACTCGAGCCCGCCGTTTGGGTGATGTTCTCATCGTCGGTTTGAACCGCGACAGTTCCGTTAAAAAATTCAAACCCAGTCGTCCGATTCAAGATGAAAAAGATCGGGCCCGTATCCTGGCGGCTCTCAAAACCGTCGATTATGTCGTTTTGTTTTCGGAAGCGACCCCGGAACGCTTGATCAGACTTATTCGCCCGGATATCTTGGTCAAGGGTGCCGATTACAAAATTTCGGAAATTGTCGGGGCCGATTTCGTTAAGTCGTATGGCGGTGTTGTCAAACGTATCCGTTATCTCAAAGGCCGTTCCACGACCGCCATTATCGAAAGATTGAGATCATAA
- a CDS encoding DUF1858 domain-containing protein, which yields MIKANEYVEDLIKRIPELDAYLMKRGIRCVICGEPVWGTIGELIESKDMNVGQVLAEINSEFVNK from the coding sequence ATGATTAAAGCAAACGAATATGTTGAGGATTTGATCAAAAGGATTCCGGAACTGGACGCCTATCTCATGAAACGCGGCATCCGATGCGTTATCTGCGGCGAACCGGTCTGGGGAACGATCGGGGAACTGATCGAAAGCAAAGATATGAATGTCGGTCAGGTTCTGGCCGAAATCAACTCCGAATTCGTGAACAAATAA
- a CDS encoding orotate phosphoribosyltransferase, with translation MKDDDILDIFRKADALLEGHFKLTSGKHSDIYYEKFNILKQPHLCEQVCREMATRFKNDRVELVVGPTTGGIIIAYEVAKGLGVNAIYAEAADGGKGRVFKRGFHIESGTRVLIVDDILTTGTSIFEVIDLVRQYDAEIVGIGEFLDRSGGRVKFDYPFKPLASVTADAWEPDECPLCQKGIPLTQRGSRKFQKSQG, from the coding sequence ATGAAAGACGATGACATTCTGGATATATTTCGTAAGGCCGATGCGCTTCTGGAGGGACATTTCAAGCTGACTTCGGGAAAACACAGCGATATCTATTACGAAAAGTTCAACATTCTCAAACAACCGCACCTATGTGAACAGGTCTGCCGGGAGATGGCTACCCGATTCAAAAATGACCGGGTAGAATTGGTAGTGGGACCGACCACCGGCGGTATTATTATTGCCTATGAAGTGGCCAAGGGACTCGGGGTTAATGCCATTTATGCCGAGGCGGCCGATGGGGGGAAGGGACGGGTGTTCAAACGCGGATTCCATATCGAATCGGGGACCCGGGTTTTGATCGTCGATGACATTCTAACCACCGGCACCTCGATTTTCGAAGTTATTGATTTAGTCAGGCAGTATGATGCCGAAATAGTTGGAATTGGGGAATTTCTTGATCGTTCCGGGGGCAGAGTAAAATTCGATTATCCTTTTAAGCCTTTAGCATCAGTTACCGCCGATGCCTGGGAACCGGATGAATGCCCGCTGTGCCAAAAGGGTATACCACTGACTCAGCGGGGGAGCCGGAAGTTTCAAAAAAGTCAGGGTTGA
- the acpS gene encoding holo-ACP synthase, translated as MIYSVGIDLIDMERIRKALDRFGDRFVRRVLGEEERNLYREKRNKVQFLAGRFASKEAVIKALGTLLDSGMTPRCIQILTDLYGKPYVHFDDVIREKIFDKEVKISITHERTMAAAVAILTGD; from the coding sequence ATGATCTATTCGGTGGGAATTGATTTAATCGATATGGAGCGTATTCGGAAGGCGCTGGACCGCTTTGGAGACAGGTTCGTCCGCCGTGTCCTGGGCGAAGAAGAACGTAATCTCTATCGGGAAAAGCGAAATAAGGTTCAATTCCTGGCGGGGCGTTTCGCCTCAAAGGAAGCGGTCATCAAAGCGCTGGGGACCCTGCTGGATTCCGGAATGACGCCGCGCTGTATTCAGATTTTAACCGACCTGTACGGCAAACCGTATGTCCATTTCGACGATGTCATCCGGGAAAAAATATTCGACAAAGAGGTCAAAATCTCCATAACTCATGAACGCACCATGGCCGCCGCGGTGGCTATCCTGACCGGGGACTGA